A genomic segment from Bosea sp. OAE506 encodes:
- a CDS encoding alpha/beta fold hydrolase translates to MRPLARLGENLAPGLTGRIAFRLFCTPPRPKQGNHRAASVKSLATRLEAGTPLSVPFPCSSVAARLFEPPQRDGVGTLPCVILLHGWTGQAAVMAAFIKPLLKAGLRVVAFDLPAHGDSTGATLDLPTGVASLAAVARAVGPVEAIVAHSFGGSIALAALAGTLPAQPRIVARRLVLIAPPSSMREVAGWFGARIGLGPRGLQALEARIHTVAGVPVTAFAGAAQLQRYGGPTLLLHCRDDREVPFAHAQALADAGPFVRLEAQNGLGHRRILTAPRVVALVADFVTGRAEPALDQTQPINSRRTTASIASTPAGESFRQGR, encoded by the coding sequence ATGCGGCCTCTGGCCCGCCTCGGCGAAAACCTGGCCCCCGGCTTGACCGGCCGGATCGCGTTTCGCCTGTTCTGCACCCCGCCACGCCCCAAGCAGGGCAACCATCGGGCCGCCTCGGTCAAGTCCCTCGCAACGCGGCTCGAAGCCGGCACGCCCCTTTCGGTCCCTTTTCCCTGCAGCTCGGTCGCCGCGCGTCTGTTCGAACCGCCGCAACGCGACGGCGTCGGCACGTTGCCCTGCGTGATCCTGCTGCATGGCTGGACCGGGCAGGCGGCGGTGATGGCGGCGTTCATCAAGCCTTTGCTGAAGGCCGGCTTGAGGGTCGTCGCCTTCGACCTGCCGGCACATGGGGACTCGACCGGCGCGACCCTCGACCTGCCCACCGGGGTCGCGAGCCTGGCGGCGGTGGCGCGCGCGGTCGGCCCGGTCGAGGCGATCGTCGCCCACTCCTTCGGTGGTTCGATCGCACTGGCCGCGCTTGCCGGAACGCTGCCGGCCCAGCCCCGTATTGTCGCCAGGCGCCTGGTGCTGATCGCGCCGCCTTCCTCGATGCGGGAAGTCGCGGGCTGGTTCGGTGCGCGCATCGGGCTCGGCCCGCGCGGTCTGCAGGCGCTGGAGGCGCGCATCCATACGGTCGCGGGCGTGCCGGTCACCGCCTTCGCAGGCGCTGCCCAGTTGCAGCGTTACGGCGGGCCGACACTGCTGCTGCATTGCCGGGACGACCGCGAGGTGCCTTTCGCCCATGCACAGGCGCTGGCGGATGCCGGGCCCTTCGTTCGGCTGGAGGCCCAGAATGGTCTCGGGCACCGGCGCATCCTGACGGCGCCGCGGGTTGTGGCGCTGGTCGCGGATTTCGTGACCGGCCGGGCGGAACCTGCCCTGGATCAGACCCAGCCCATCAATTCGCGGCGCACCACGGCCTCGATCGCGTCGACGCCCGCGGGTGAATCGTTCAGGCAGGGCAGATAG